Genomic DNA from Perognathus longimembris pacificus isolate PPM17 chromosome 6, ASM2315922v1, whole genome shotgun sequence:
ACACAGGTCCCACCCTGGCCATGACCTGTGCTGCCTGTCCCCTGCCAGCATCCGTCTTGGGCCCCTATGACAGCTCCTCAGTCTCCAAGGGCAGGCCGAGTAGGCAAGGAGCAGCCTCAGGGATCTTCTGGGCTGTGAGGCCCtgctcctcctcaccccccaTTCCTGGAGCCCCCAGGGCCCATCCTTGAGCTGTCTGGAAAGACTTAGCAGCCTCCTTTAGGCTGGCTGGGCTTTCACAAGCTTGGGAATGAAGGTCCAGCTAAAATTAACTATTATCAAGctgtcagccctggaaataaacTTGCTTCCCATTGGGTGCCAGTGATATCACTGTCAGGTTAATAATAGCGCGAAAGCACAGCTAGCCACCTGTGCCTTGCTTTCCTGGGGCCTCGGTCTGACGGGCACCCGCCAGCCCACTGCCCCCAGGTAGACTGGCACTGCAGGTGGCTGGACTGGGCTTGAGGTCAGGGCGAGGGCTACGGTGGGCTGCCCTCAGGCTCTCACAGAGTCTCTGGATGACTGGTCCCCTGCCTTAGGCCCTAgaacatgtgcttttttttttttttggccagtcctggggcttgaactcagggcttgagcttctttttgttcaaggctagtactctaccacttgagctacagcaccatttctgcctctttctgtgtatgtggtgctgaggaacagatcccagggcttcatgtatgctagatgagcactttacaactaggccatattcccagtcccaacacCTGCATCTTATCTGCCTGCCTACCTGGAACAGAGGGTCCTAAATAtcccgtgcgtgcgtgcgcgtgcacacacacacacacttgtcccTGGGGGGGGCGGCAGATGGCAGGCGCCCAGGAGCCTTGCAAGCCTTGGAGACATTGCAAATTAAGCTGTCTCCATGGCAGGCAAGGAGCTCTTAGCTCCGGCTCCGCTTAGAAAAGCAATAACTTGCCTTCCTGACTCAGGGGCTGGCTGGTGACAAGTGGACCTGCCAGGGTCAGGCACAAGCCACCCACAACACTCAGGGCTCACCTCAGCCCGCCCAGGAGCCCCCACAGGGAGCCGTTGCCATGGTGATCTGCCGCATAACAGGAAGACGGCGGCTCCTTGTCCTTCGTCCTCCTCCAGGGAGCTCAGCACTCCTCTGAGGAGCCCAgagcagcccaggcaggcctaGGCTCGGGGCACATTTCTGCTCTCACAGCCAACGGAGGCGGGGACAGCTGGGCCCTCTGGATGCCAAATACGAGGCCGAGTGAGCCCAAGAGCAGGCAGCTCCTGGGGTCAGGACCGGGGCAGTGCCTCCAATATCCAGAGGCAAAGGGGGCTCAAGGAGGGCTCTGCAGATCCACTGACTCCCACAGGCCTGCCCAGACCCCTCAGGAGGAGAGGGCAGAGTGCTGAACAGCCCTATCTAGCTCCCTGCCCTGGAGAGGAAGAACGCTCACCGAAAATACTTGGACCATTCTCCTTATTTGATGCAAGCcgttattttctgtttcttctttgctGATGGTGTCTACCATGAATGCATTTTGAATTTCATTCAGCGCTGACTCTCCCTTATTTGATCAAAAAGTGTTTACAAGTGCTTGTtagtgggctgggagtatggcctagtggtaaagtgcttgctgcgtatacatgaagccctgggttcgattcctcagcaccacatatatagaaaaagccagaggtggcgctgtggctcaggtggcagagtgctagccttgagcaaaaaagaagctcagggacagtgctcaggccctgagttcaaagcccgggactggtttaaaaagaaatgcttgtTAGTGTAAtaacctgggggggagggggaatgagaagCCCCGCCCCATGTTGTCATCATTGCCCCACTGCGGAGCATAAAAGGGGTCCCCCATGTTGCAGGAAGGGAACCACCACTcccagccttgggggggggggggggaggaatataAGAGAGCGGGATTcccaggaaagaggaggaggcccGAGCCCTGGGCTTGTGGTGACAATGCACATTAAGGAtaaggtttctttttattttattttatttggtttttgaaaaaataatgaagaaagcaaggtggatgtggtgaggggccagaggggaggaagggataacaggtatgacaagaaatgcatatGCATttactaccttaagcatgtaactgtaaaccctctacacatcatcttgacaataaaaaaaaaaaaaaacatgatgagAAAGAAATAACCAGGCCTTTGGAGGTTGGAGATGtcactcagttggtagagtgctagccaatgagcaaacacATCAGGGTACCCAGTTTGAGTCTCAGTCTCAAacctaaaaacattaaaaaaaaaaaaaaaaaaagaagaagaagaagaagaaaattaagagaTGTGCTCGTCATGGTGTAGCCAGCCTCAGTCTGCGCCAAGAGCAGGAGAGATCTGTTGTATGAGACAGGTAAGTATTAGGGTTTTGCTTTCTAAGAAAAGAACTGTCAACTTAAATATACAAACAGCACAAAGGACAAATAAGAATATACAGCAACAAATACATAATGTAAAACTAAAATGCAACATAGAACATGTAATTTAgaacagtaatcctagctaactcaggaggctgagatccaaggatcatgattcaaagccagcctgggaaggaaagtctgtaagactcttacctccaattaataaccaaaaagccagaagtgagctttggctcaagtggtagagcactagccttgaacaaaaaatctcagggggggggctggggatatagcctagtggcaagagtgcctgcctcggatacacgaggccctaggttcgattccccagcaccacatatacagaaaacggccagaagcggcgctgtggctcaagtggcagagtgctagccttgagcggaaagaagccagggacagtactcaggccctgagtccaaggcccaggactggccaaaaaaaaaaaaaaaaaaaaaaaatctcagggatagcacccaggccctttgttcaagctccaggaccaacacacacacacacacacacacacacacacacacacacacacacacacatacacaccctaaAATACATGCCTAAAGAGCAAGTTTGCCAATTTTGATATGAATAACCTGGCTGAGAATAAGCACTGTTATTGCTAATCATGCTAGTGTTACTACCACCGCTGATGCTACGCATTCTCCAGTTTTGGAGAACCTACTACGTGTCAGAAACTATACTAAATACTTCATACCCATGATTTTGTTCAATTACCAGATCAACCCTACTTGATGAGTGTTAGTTCCTCCTCTAAAATAGGGTCAGTTGTGAGTAATGGAACTGTAGTAGCAAATAAATCTGACTCACAAATCTGTGCTCTTAAAAAGAGTAACACAAACCTGTAATCTTGGCATTCACCAAAGAGGCAGGGGGATCTTGTGTTGGAGGCCAGTTTGGACTACTACATAGCCTGAGCctatcaaaacaaaaaccagctgggcgctgatggctcacaccagtaatcccagtttaaaaaaaaaaaaaaatctgcaatccGAGGAGGCCcaaatctaaggatctcagttcaaggccaaaccaggcaggaaaatttgtgaggctctttcctctaattaaccaccaaaaagctagaggtgaagctgtggttcaaatggtaaagtagccctaagcaaaaacaaacactcagggatagcagccaggtccttagttcaagcctcaggaccggcacacatagacacacacgaagaaatttttttgttttgtttgttttttttgccagtcctgggccttgggctcagggcctgagcactgtccctggcttctttttgctcaagactagcactctgccacttgagccacagcgccacttctggccattttctatatatgtggtgctggggaatcgaacccagggcttcacgaatacgagacaagcactctatcactaggccatattcccagcccagaaatttttttaaagttcaactATAAACACACATGGAATATGACTCAATTGGGGGAGGGGCATACTgtagtggggattgaattcaggccctgtgcttgcaagtgctctaccactggagccactcaGTTCATTTACTTTCAGGTCTGGCACTTTTGCCTCACGGGCCTTGACTGACTGATTCCCTTCTACCTCCAGTTCCTGAGGAGTGAGGATTAGCAGAGCACTAGCAGGCTCAATCCTAATGGACTTGAATACGACATCTCAAtgaaattgtttctctttttccgaagaaaaggaaaggagatgcTGGCCGGTTGGGAATGAGGTGGGCAAGTCAGTCTGACCCAGAGCTCAGCCTGGGGAATGTGAGGGGGAGTCAGGACAGACCACTGCGGAGCTGGAGGTGACCAGAGATGACCCCGACCCGCGCACACTGAGCTCCCCCACCCAAGCCCAGGTCCTTCTGCATCCCTGTTCCCAGTCGGCTCCAGCTCCCAATCCCAAGTTGCTTCAGGTCTCCTTCCAAGGCCCGGGGCTGTCAGGGCCCTGCCAGGCCTCCCAGGCCGGAACCACAGACGGCACGCACACACTCGGTCACGCAGGagatccgggggggggggggggtgacagccCTGGGCTGCGGGTCTGTCCAGGCCTGCCGCACACGCACGACGAATCCAGCCTGGTTTTGTCAGAAGTTCCACCCCTCTGGGGTCCCCTAGACTGGTCATCTCCTCGGGGACCCTGCTCACCTCTCCCACAAGGCCTGAGGTGCTGGGCACAGCCCGTGAGTGGCAAGCGAACCGTGTGGTGGGCGTGCAGCAAGCCCCAGCCGCGCACGCGCAGGCTCTGGAGGTGGCCCGGGCCCGGAGGCCGCGCATGCGTCCCGGGCCAGGAGCCCGCGCATGCGTCCCGGGCACGAGTTTCTTTACCCACTCCGACCCCTGGCCCGGCCGGGCGGgccgcgcgggggcggggcctcgcagGCCTCGGGGCGGGGCTTTGCTCGGAGCTCCGCCCCCGCGGCGCGCCCGCAGCTGCGCACTGGGAGTGGGCTCCGCGGCCTAGCGTCCAGCCCGGCCACCCGAGAGCGCGTGCCGAGGCCCGGGAGCGGAACGCGGGGCCGGGCGGAGCTGCCGCCCCCTCGCGCCGGGGCTCCGCGGGCACAAAGCGCCTTTGTGCGGCCTGGCATCCGGCCCGAACCCCGGCGTCTCCCCCGGCCGCCcaggcccgcgccccgcgccccgcgccgggaCCCTCGTCCACGGCGAGGCATGGCCGCCATCCCCTCCAGCGGCTCGCTGGTGGCCACCCACGACTACTACCGGCGTAAGTCAGCCCCGCTCGGCCCCGACGgcctcctcccccaggccgccccgcacgccccgccccgcccgccccgcccgcccgcggctgaccgcctcctcccccagcacgccccgcacgccccgccccgcccgcggctgaccgcctcctcccccaggccgccccgccccgccccgcccgccccgccccgcccgccccgcccgcggctgaccgcctcctcccccaggccgccccgcacgccccgccccgcacgcccctCCCGCCCGCGGctgaccgccccctccccagcacgccccgccccgcccgccccgcccgcccgcggctgaccgcctcctcccccagcacgccccgcacgccccgccccgcccgcggctgaccgcctcctcccccaggccgccccgccccgccccgcccgccccgccccgcccgccccgcccgcggctgaccgcctcctcccccaggccgccccgcacgccccgccccgcacgcccctCCCGCCCGCGGCTGAccgcctcctcccccaggccgccccgcccctcccgcccgccccgccccgcccgccccgcccgcggctgaccgccccctccccagcacgcCCCTCCCGCCCGCGGCTGACCGCCTCCTCCCCAGCACGCCCCTCCCGCCCGCGGCTGAccgcctcctcccccaggccgccccgccccgcccgccccgcccgcggctgaccgccccctccccagcacgcCCCGCACGCCCCTCCCACCGGCGGCTGACCGCCTCCTCCCCCAGCACGCCCCGCACGCCCCTCCCACCGGCGGctgaccgccccctccccagcacgccccgccccgcacgccccgcccTTCCCACCGGCGGctgaccgccccctccccagcacgccccgccccgccccgccccgcacgcccctCCCGCCCGCGGctgaccgccccctccccagcacgccccgccccgccccgccctcccgcccgcggctgaccgccccctccccagcacgccccgccccgccccgcggctgaccgcctcctcccccaggccgccccgcacgccccgccccgcacgcccctCCCGCCCGCGGCTGAccgcctcctcccccaggccgccccgcacgccccgccccgcacgcccctCCCGCCCGCGGCTGAccgcctcctcccccaggccgccccgcacgccccgccccgcacgcccctCCCGCCCGCGGCTGAccgcctcctcccccaggccgccccgcacgccccgccccgcacgcccctCCCGCCCGCGGCTGAccgcctcctcccccaggccgccccgcccgccccgcccgcggctgaccgcctcctcccccaggccgccccgcacgccccgccccgcacgcccctCCCGCCCGCGGCTGAccgcctcctcccccaggccgccccgcccgccccgcccgcggctgaccgcctcctcccccaggccgccccgcacgccccgccccgcacgcccctCCCGCCCGCGGCTGAccgcctcctcccccaggccgccccgcccgccccgcccgcggctGACCGCCTCCTCCCcagcacgccccgccccgccccgccctcccgcccgcggctgaccgccccctccccagcacgccccgccctcccgccccgccctcctgaccgcctcctcccccaggccgcCTGGGCTCCGCGTCCAGCAGCAGCTCGAGCGGTGGTGCCGAGTTCCCGGGAGAAGCGGCTCCCCAGCCGCCGGGTGAgtgcgggcggcggggcgcggacGGCGGGGCCCGCCCGGGCGGGCGGCGTCTTGACCCCCCCTTGCCCCTCTCAGGTCTCCCCAAGGCCGACCCCGGGCATTGGTGGGCCAGCTTCACCCTCCCGTTCGTGGCCCCCGTGTCGGAATCCCCCGAGCAGTGAGTCCCTCCCACTtggccgggaggggggagggggggagggagggagggagggagggagggcgggaggcctACCCGCCCACTGACCCTGCTCTCCCGCAGatcgccgccgccgcagccggcCCCGGCCTCCAGCAGCGCGGTCACCGGTGGCCTGGCCCCCGCAGCCATGAGGAAGCAGCCTGGGGGCCAGCCGGGCCAGGCCGGCGCCGGGCCCCCGTGCTGACCAGGCGGAACCTCCAGTCCAGCCCCGGCTTCTGAGGTGCTAGGCCAGAGCTcggcccgcccctccgccccgcagACTAGGCGGACTCCTGCAGAAGCTGAGAGCCCCTCCCTCCCGGCTGCACTGAGCCCTCCCAACCCCAGCAGAAAATAAACTCCACGCAGCTGCCCATCCCCGCGGCCTATCTGAACCGTTACtgagtccccagccccaggtcctgCTCCAGGGAGGCCCCCTCGTGTGGGGGCAGAGGCCCTGGGGGCGCTGGAGCTAGACAAGAACTCCAGGGTGGCCTCTGGCTGGGCTCTCTGGGAATCTGAACCTGTGGCTATGGGTTGGGGAGCCCTCAGCTGGAGAGGGCTCCCCACTTCCCCTTAGAAGACACTGATGAGGCCTTCCCTCAAACTAGGGAGGCTGGTAGAATAGACAGGTCTGTGAGTGCACAGGCTCCTGGGGCTGCTGTGCAGAATCTCAGACTGGACTTGCGACAAAAGCTTCACAAGGCTGGAAAGCCAAGCCCTGGGTGCAGCACGGGATTGTGCCTGTAGTAGCCGTGCACTTGGGTGGGTTCTTCTTCACGAGCTCCTTGGAGTACACCGAGGCCCAGTACACCTGGGCATGTGAGAGGTACCGTCTTACAGGGAGACAGCTGGGAGTCCGAGGGACCTGGCCTGGGCTTTGTGAGCACCCTGAAACTCACCTTGACACCTGAAAGCTAGTTTTATCTGCAGTAGGGCATTCCAGCCAATGCCTTAGTGCTGCCGCTACTGTtgccagtgtattttttttgagggagggtagtcctggggcttgaactcaggaccagagcactgtctctggcttctttctactcaaggctagcgctctaccacttgagccacagcgctactcc
This window encodes:
- the Ppdpf gene encoding pancreatic progenitor cell differentiation and proliferation factor isoform X1 gives rise to the protein MAAIPSSGSLVATHDYYRRRLGSASSSSSSGGAEFPGEAAPQPPGLPKADPGHWWASFTLPFVAPVSESPEQSPPPQPAPASSSAVTGGLAPAAMRKQPGGQPGQAGAGPPC
- the Ppdpf gene encoding pancreatic progenitor cell differentiation and proliferation factor isoform X2 — its product is MAAIPSSGSLVATHDYYRRLPKADPGHWWASFTLPFVAPVSESPEQSPPPQPAPASSSAVTGGLAPAAMRKQPGGQPGQAGAGPPC